The sequence GTCAGTTTGAACCCCGCGACCTGTCCGAGGACATGGTCATGGCCATGCTCGACGCCGCCAATCAGGCCCCTTCGGCTCATAACCGCCAGTCCTGGAAGTTTGTCATTCTGGAAGGGGACGCCAGGAGCAATCTGGCCGAACTGGTTTCTTCGGCTTCCAAGACGTTCCAGAAACCGGCCTCGTCGCTGTTGCGCATGGCCGCGCGCAGCATCGCCTCGGCCCCGGTGACCATCGCCGTGATCAACACCGGCGACCTGATCAGCCACGGCACGGAGCTTTTCCATGTCGACCGGGAGATGGGCTTTGATTTTTTCCGCACCATGGAGATCCAAAGCTCGGCCGCGGCCGTGGAAAACCTGCTGCTGGCCGCGACCTCCATGGGCCTTGGCGCGGTGTGGCTTGGCATTTTGTACCTGATCAAGGATGAAATCCTGAGCTTTCTGCAGGAGCCCAAGGGCGAGTTCATGGCCGTCATCCCCGTGGGGCACCCCGTACGGCCGACCCAGGGGCCCAGCAAGAAGTCTCTTGAGAACGTGATCAAGAAAATCTGAATTTCGCGGGGGCAGCATGACGAAAACGCGTATCGAGACCGACAGCATGGGGCCCGTCGAGGTGCCGCAGGATCGCTACTGGGGAGCGCAGACCCAGCGCTCTCTGAAATACTTCCGCATAGGCGGCGACCTCATGCCCCCGGAGATCATCCATGCCTTCGGCATTTTGAAACTCGCGTCGGCGCAGGCCAATCTGGAATTAGGCAAGCTGTCCCCCCACGTGGCCGAGCCCATCATGGCGGCCTGCCGGGAAGTCATGGACGGAAAGCTGGCCGGGCATTTTCCCCTCCATGTCTGGCAGACGGGCAGCGGCACCCAGACCAACATGAACGTGAACGAGGTCGTGGCCAACCGGGCAATCGAGCTGCTTGGCGGGGCGCTCGGCAGCAAGACGCCCGTGCATCCCAATGATCACGTCAACATGTCCCAGTCCTCCAACGACACCTTTCCGGCGGCCATGCACATTGCGGCCGTGCTCATGCTCACGGGCACATTGATCCCGGCCGTGACGGCCATGCATGCCGAGCTTGCACGCAAGGCCAGGGAGTGGAACGGCATCGTCAAGATCGGCCGCACCCATCTGCAGGACGCCGTGCCCATGACCCTGGGTCAGGAGTTTTCGGGATACGCGGCCCTGCTGGAGGATAATCTGGAGCGGCTGCGGGGCTGCCTGCCGCATCTGTGCCGACTGGCGCTGGGCGGGACGGCGGTGGGCACGGGACTGGGCACTCCCCCGGATTTCGCCGAGCTGGCCACGAGTCGGATCGCCGCACTGACGGGGCTGGCGTTCGTGCCGGCCCCGAATTTCTTCGCCGCCCTTTCAGCCCATGACGCCGTGGTCATGGCTTCGGGAGCCCTCAAAACTCTGGCCGCCTCGCTCATGAAGATCGCCAACGACATCCGCTGGCTGGCCTCGGGTCCGCGCGCGGGGCTCGGCGAGCTTATCCTGCCCGCCAACGAACCCGGTTCGTCCATCATGCCCGGCAAGGTCAACCCGACCCAGTCCGAGGCCATGACCATGGTCTGCGTGCAGGTCATGGGCCTGGACGCGGCCATCGTGTTCGCCGGTTCCCAGGGTAATTTCGAGCTGAACGTCTTCAAGCCCGTCATGATCTTCAATCTGCTGACGGGCATGCGTCTTTTGGCCGATGCCTGCGCAAGCTTCACGGTCCACGCGCTGACGGGCCTTACGCCCGACGTGAACGTCATCGCCCGGCATGTGGGGAATTCGCTCATGCTGGTCACGGCCCTCTCGCCGGTCATCGGCTACGACAAGGCCGCCGAGGTGGCGCACAAGGCGCACGCCGAGGGCACAAGCCTGAAAGAGGCCTGCCTTGAACTCGGCTATCTGGACGGGGAGACGTTTGACGGATTGGTCCGGCCGCTTCGGATGGCCAGGCCGCATGAGGCCGGGTGAGGCCGAGTGAGGCTGGGTGAGAACGGATGAGTTGCCCGCCATTCCTGTTTTCAAGAATGGCGGGTCCGGGTATCAGGAGTCGCGGTGTTTCGCGGTTCCAAGCTCCGCCAGCCGGATATACTTCTGGAACGCGTAGAAAAACGAATTGACCGCCAGCACGAAGCCGGCCTTGCCGTCCAGAAATCCGCGCCGGAAGAAATAAATCTTCATGAACCTGGCCAGCCCGTGGCCGACCGCCGTGGCCACGCCCGCCCGCTTTCCCTTGGCGTGCATTTCCTCGGCGGCGATCTGCGTGTAGTAATTTATCTTTTCCACATGCTGCTTCAGGTTTTCGTACGGGTAGTGGATGATGTCTCCGGCCAGACGCCGGGTTTTTCCTTTTGGTTCAAATCCGTAGTGCGGACCCGAAACATGCACGCCCGTGTCGGCCAGTTTGAAGACCCGGGGCAGCAGATCCGGGTACCAGCCGCTGTGACGCAGGAAACGGTCGAAATAGAAGGACGTGCGGGGGCAGAGAAAGGCGCTCATGTCTGCCGGGTCCTGCAGCGCCTGGATGACGGACGCCCGCAGTTCGGCCGACAATATCTCGTCCTGATCGAGGGAGACCACCCAGGGCGTGGTGATGCGCGCGAAGGCGAACTCGAACTGCTTCTTGGGGCCGGGCCAGGGGTTGACCAGCACGCGGGCCTTGCGGGCGGCGGCGATGTCGTGCGTCGCGTCCGTGCTGCCGGAGTCCACGACCAGGATCTGGTCGCAGAAATCAAGGGACGCGAGGCAGGCGCCCAGATGCTTCGCTCCGTTCAGGGTCAGGACCAGGCCTGTGACTTCCGGTTTAGCCAAGGCCTTTTTCCTCCAGGCCGCGCAGGATGGAATCAAACACGGCGTCCGGATTCCTGCCCGCGTCCACGACCAGGAAGCGGCCGCGGTGCAGGGCGGCCCAGGTCAGGTAGCCTTCGCGGATGCGGGTGTGGAAGGCCATGCTCTCGGCCTCGAAGCGGCCTTCGGTGGCGGTCTTGTTGTCCTGCATGTTGCGGGTCAGGGCGCGCCTCAGGCCGATCTCCGGCTCCACGTCCAGGAGGATCGTCATGTCGGGCCAGAGTCCCTGCACCGCCACGTCGTTCAAGTGGTGCAACAGGCTCGGGTCAAGGCCGCGTCCGTAGCCCTGGTAGACCACGGTGGAGTCGGCAAAGCGGTCGCAGATCACGGTGCGTCCGTCTTCCATGGCCGGGCGGATGACCGAGGACACGTGCTGGGCGCGGTCGGCCAGATACAGGAAAAGTTCGCTGGTGGAGGACAGGTCGCTGTTCTTGGGATCGAGCAGGATGCGGCGCAATTCCTTGCCCAGGCGGCTGCCGCCGGGCTCAAGAGTGTGCAGGACGTCGTGTCCCTGACGCACGAAATGTTCGATGAGCTTTTTGCACTGCGTGGATTTTCCGCAGCCCTCCATGCCTTCAAAAGTAAGAAACATACCTCCCCCTCCTTACGAGTTGCCGGATGTTGCGGTGATGCCCATAGCCTTCAAAAGCGATGATTCCCCGGACCTGGGCGCCGTCTTCTTCGGCGTTTTGGGCTCGGGCTCCGGCGCCCTGGCCGGGACCGGCGTGCGCATGGGCTGATACAGGTAGCGGCCAAGAGTACGGTGATATTCGCTCCAGCCGCTGACCTCCTCACCATCGGGCGCGGTCAGGGCTCCATGCACGGTATTGATCTTGGCGTCCAGATTATCCGCGTAGTGCAGGATGAACGCCTCCACGGTCTGCGGCAGGCAGGGCGAACCAAAGGCCAGCTCCCCGTGGTGGGCGATGATCAGGTGCTTCAAATGCATGGCCAGGTCTTCAGGCAGGTCTTTGGTCTTGCGCAGAAAAGGCTCCAGGACTTCCAGGCCGATCTGGATGTGCCCCAGCAGGCGGCCGGCATCGGTGTATTCGCGGCTGATGCCGTGGGAGAGTTCGAAAGCCTTGCCCAGATCGTGGAACAGGGCGGCCACGAGCAGAATCTCCTTGTCCACCTGCGGATAAAGCTCCGACAAGGCCTTGCAGATGCGCATGATGGCCAGGGTGTGTTCCAGCAGCCCCCCGGCGTAGGCGTGATGAATGGCTTTGGCCCCGGGCGCGCTCAAAATGGACGCGCGGATGTGTTCGTCGTGCAGCACGCTCTTGCACAGGGTTTTCCAGGGCTTGAAGGTCAGTTCGGCGTGCAGGAATTCTTCCATGTCCTGCAGGAGTTCCTCCGGGGGAATGGCGGAGGACGGCACGAAGTCGGTCAGGTCCAGGCCCGCTTCGCTCGGGTCGA is a genomic window of Desulfomicrobium baculatum DSM 4028 containing:
- a CDS encoding nitroreductase family protein, whose product is MNHIHNETLATIHARHSIRQFEPRDLSEDMVMAMLDAANQAPSAHNRQSWKFVILEGDARSNLAELVSSASKTFQKPASSLLRMAARSIASAPVTIAVINTGDLISHGTELFHVDREMGFDFFRTMEIQSSAAAVENLLLAATSMGLGAVWLGILYLIKDEILSFLQEPKGEFMAVIPVGHPVRPTQGPSKKSLENVIKKI
- the fumC gene encoding class II fumarate hydratase gives rise to the protein MTKTRIETDSMGPVEVPQDRYWGAQTQRSLKYFRIGGDLMPPEIIHAFGILKLASAQANLELGKLSPHVAEPIMAACREVMDGKLAGHFPLHVWQTGSGTQTNMNVNEVVANRAIELLGGALGSKTPVHPNDHVNMSQSSNDTFPAAMHIAAVLMLTGTLIPAVTAMHAELARKAREWNGIVKIGRTHLQDAVPMTLGQEFSGYAALLEDNLERLRGCLPHLCRLALGGTAVGTGLGTPPDFAELATSRIAALTGLAFVPAPNFFAALSAHDAVVMASGALKTLAASLMKIANDIRWLASGPRAGLGELILPANEPGSSIMPGKVNPTQSEAMTMVCVQVMGLDAAIVFAGSQGNFELNVFKPVMIFNLLTGMRLLADACASFTVHALTGLTPDVNVIARHVGNSLMLVTALSPVIGYDKAAEVAHKAHAEGTSLKEACLELGYLDGETFDGLVRPLRMARPHEAG
- a CDS encoding glycosyltransferase family 2 protein codes for the protein MAKPEVTGLVLTLNGAKHLGACLASLDFCDQILVVDSGSTDATHDIAAARKARVLVNPWPGPKKQFEFAFARITTPWVVSLDQDEILSAELRASVIQALQDPADMSAFLCPRTSFYFDRFLRHSGWYPDLLPRVFKLADTGVHVSGPHYGFEPKGKTRRLAGDIIHYPYENLKQHVEKINYYTQIAAEEMHAKGKRAGVATAVGHGLARFMKIYFFRRGFLDGKAGFVLAVNSFFYAFQKYIRLAELGTAKHRDS
- the tmk gene encoding dTMP kinase: MFLTFEGMEGCGKSTQCKKLIEHFVRQGHDVLHTLEPGGSRLGKELRRILLDPKNSDLSSTSELFLYLADRAQHVSSVIRPAMEDGRTVICDRFADSTVVYQGYGRGLDPSLLHHLNDVAVQGLWPDMTILLDVEPEIGLRRALTRNMQDNKTATEGRFEAESMAFHTRIREGYLTWAALHRGRFLVVDAGRNPDAVFDSILRGLEEKGLG
- a CDS encoding 3'-5' exoribonuclease YhaM family protein, translated to MKHKKTYVRDLDEGNSISEVFALSKAQRKEAKNGPYWQLTLTDRTGNIEARIWFPQSQQFDALQPEQFVAVNGQVASFKDQLQMNISDMAVIDPSEAGLDLTDFVPSSAIPPEELLQDMEEFLHAELTFKPWKTLCKSVLHDEHIRASILSAPGAKAIHHAYAGGLLEHTLAIMRICKALSELYPQVDKEILLVAALFHDLGKAFELSHGISREYTDAGRLLGHIQIGLEVLEPFLRKTKDLPEDLAMHLKHLIIAHHGELAFGSPCLPQTVEAFILHYADNLDAKINTVHGALTAPDGEEVSGWSEYHRTLGRYLYQPMRTPVPARAPEPEPKTPKKTAPRSGESSLLKAMGITATSGNS